The proteins below are encoded in one region of Deltaproteobacteria bacterium:
- the xseB gene encoding exodeoxyribonuclease VII small subunit: MKPEQPSALLFEDAMRELEARVRELEGGNLTLDQSIAVFEAGTQLARQCEMRLAEAKGKVEILLKQANGEVAAEPFTATESER; this comes from the coding sequence ATGAAACCTGAACAACCGAGTGCGTTGCTGTTCGAAGACGCGATGCGGGAACTCGAGGCGCGGGTGCGTGAATTGGAGGGCGGCAATCTCACGTTGGACCAGTCGATTGCCGTGTTCGAGGCGGGCACACAGTTGGCGCGGCAATGCGAGATGCGGCTGGCCGAGGCCAAGGGGAAGGTCGAGATTTTGTTGAAACAGGCGAATGGGGAAGTTGCGGCGGAACCGTTCACGGCGACGGAATCGGAGCGCTAA
- a CDS encoding ribulose 1,5-bisphosphate carboxylase produces the protein MDQADIQGFFIDPQHLRSEDHVVACYRVLIAGEAPRVAAALCAEQSTAMWQRVGVAEDLRPRYAAKVLRLAPSVSSQTVGDAVWWDLEIAYPHHNIGPRLPNLLVALAGEGALHAPGVQGLILRDIKFPATYAAQFTGPQWGVAGLRERFGVIERPFFMGVIKPNFGLAPEVFAAQAYEAWGGGLDIAKDDEMLGDVAWSPLTERVAAVVAARRRAEAETGERKAYIANVTDDSDRIASFADVVAERGGDAVLLNPMWTGIGAIAALRRSGQLPIMSHFAGLALLTRAAQWRIEMPVLVKFLRLAGADMIGLAGFGPRMHTTADEVRAGVAACLAPWPGIRPALPIPGGGDWAGTLPTVYAQIGHPDFAFIAGRGVFGHPRGPRAGARSVCQAWDAVRAGVPLSDAAAAAPELAAALQFFGGVP, from the coding sequence ATCGATCAAGCGGACATTCAGGGATTCTTTATTGATCCCCAGCATCTGCGTAGCGAGGATCACGTCGTGGCCTGCTATCGCGTGTTGATTGCGGGGGAGGCCCCGCGTGTCGCGGCGGCATTGTGTGCCGAGCAAAGTACGGCGATGTGGCAACGCGTAGGCGTCGCCGAAGACTTGCGCCCGCGCTATGCGGCGAAAGTTCTGCGCTTGGCACCGTCAGTGTCGTCGCAGACGGTTGGTGACGCAGTATGGTGGGATCTCGAGATCGCCTATCCACATCACAATATCGGTCCGCGCTTACCGAATCTGCTGGTGGCGTTGGCGGGGGAAGGGGCGCTGCATGCCCCCGGAGTGCAGGGCCTCATCTTGCGCGACATCAAGTTTCCAGCAACGTATGCCGCGCAGTTTACCGGACCGCAGTGGGGAGTGGCAGGATTGCGGGAACGCTTTGGTGTGATAGAGCGGCCGTTTTTTATGGGGGTGATCAAGCCGAACTTCGGGTTGGCACCGGAGGTCTTCGCTGCGCAGGCGTACGAAGCTTGGGGCGGCGGACTCGATATCGCGAAAGACGACGAAATGCTCGGCGATGTTGCGTGGTCACCGTTGACTGAGCGGGTCGCGGCCGTCGTCGCCGCGCGTCGGCGGGCCGAGGCGGAGACGGGTGAACGCAAGGCCTATATCGCCAACGTGACCGACGACTCGGATCGGATCGCGTCATTCGCGGATGTCGTAGCGGAGCGCGGTGGCGACGCGGTCCTGCTCAATCCGATGTGGACCGGGATTGGCGCCATCGCGGCGCTGCGGCGGAGCGGACAGTTGCCGATTATGAGTCACTTTGCCGGTCTGGCGCTGTTGACGCGTGCTGCGCAGTGGCGGATCGAAATGCCGGTGTTGGTGAAATTTTTGCGGCTGGCGGGTGCAGACATGATCGGCCTCGCGGGGTTTGGTCCTCGGATGCATACGACGGCGGATGAAGTGCGCGCGGGGGTTGCGGCGTGTTTAGCGCCGTGGCCTGGGATTCGTCCCGCGTTACCGATTCCGGGTGGCGGCGATTGGGCGGGGACCTTACCGACGGTGTATGCGCAGATCGGACATCCAGACTTTGCGTTCATCGCGGGCCGCGGCGTGTTCGGACATCCGCGGGGACCGCGGGCCGGCGCGCGGAGTGTGTGTCAGGCCTGGGATGCGGTGCGCGCCGGTGTGCCGCTGAGTGATGCCGCCGCGGCCGCGCCGGAATTGGCCGCAGCGTTACAGTTCTTCGGCGGCGTGCCGTGA
- the xseA gene encoding exodeoxyribonuclease VII large subunit: MLSGHRSVCRTVGHLPLHINTAGLRRAEFRLRRAAEVRYPRGVEQQDLVFSASAAPTPHIHTVVELMRLVKGQLDRTFADVWVVGEVSGFRPSNAGHCYFDLKDSDSAVHVALFRGVAQKVRFRIENGMELVCHGKLDLYTKRGDLTLVVDTLEPKGVGALQLAFEQLKAQLAKEGLFNPERKRRLPFFPRRVGIVTSPTGAAIRDMLHVLQRRAPGVDVVLAPARVQGDGAAAEVAAAIQLLDARGDCDVLIVGRGGGSMEDLWAFNEEVVARAIAACRTPLISAIGHEIDFTIADFVADVRAPTPSAAAEIVAPARADLVTQIVGLRQRLRVGLRRWWELRAQRIADVRRRLRPPTERFANYLLQIDHARERLAQQMRRGLELRLSQCAQLRSELEHLSPLAVLTRGYAVLTRVADGSVVTHVTALQRGESVRVRVAAGAFEAIVGEIYET, translated from the coding sequence ATGCTGTCGGGACATCGCTCGGTGTGCCGTACAGTTGGACATTTACCGTTACATATTAATACGGCAGGACTGCGGCGGGCTGAATTCCGCTTGCGCCGGGCGGCGGAAGTGCGTTATCCGCGCGGCGTGGAGCAACAAGATCTCGTTTTTTCTGCATCTGCAGCGCCGACACCCCATATCCATACCGTGGTTGAACTGATGCGTCTGGTGAAGGGGCAGCTCGACCGCACCTTCGCCGATGTGTGGGTGGTTGGCGAGGTCTCCGGATTTCGTCCGTCGAATGCCGGGCATTGTTATTTTGATTTGAAGGACAGCGACAGCGCCGTGCATGTCGCGCTGTTTCGTGGTGTGGCCCAGAAGGTTCGGTTTCGGATCGAGAACGGCATGGAATTGGTGTGTCACGGCAAGCTCGATTTGTATACCAAACGCGGCGATTTGACGCTGGTGGTTGATACGTTGGAACCCAAAGGGGTCGGGGCGCTGCAATTGGCGTTCGAGCAATTGAAGGCGCAGTTGGCGAAAGAGGGCTTGTTCAATCCGGAGCGAAAACGGCGGCTCCCGTTTTTCCCGCGACGCGTCGGGATTGTGACGTCGCCGACCGGTGCCGCGATTCGCGATATGTTACATGTGCTGCAACGGCGGGCGCCCGGAGTGGATGTCGTGTTGGCGCCGGCGCGAGTGCAGGGCGACGGCGCAGCGGCTGAAGTGGCGGCGGCGATTCAGTTGTTGGACGCGCGGGGAGATTGTGATGTGCTGATTGTCGGGCGCGGCGGTGGCTCGATGGAAGACTTGTGGGCGTTCAACGAGGAAGTGGTGGCGCGGGCAATCGCGGCGTGTCGCACGCCATTGATCAGTGCGATCGGCCACGAGATCGATTTTACGATTGCGGATTTTGTCGCGGACGTGCGGGCGCCGACGCCGTCGGCCGCGGCGGAAATCGTTGCGCCCGCGCGGGCGGATTTGGTGACTCAGATCGTCGGTTTGCGGCAGCGGCTGCGCGTGGGATTGCGGCGCTGGTGGGAGCTACGCGCGCAGCGGATTGCCGACGTGCGGCGCCGGTTGCGGCCGCCGACGGAGCGGTTTGCAAATTATCTGTTGCAGATCGATCATGCCCGCGAACGGTTGGCGCAGCAGATGCGGCGCGGGCTGGAATTGCGGCTATCACAGTGCGCGCAATTGCGGTCGGAGTTGGAGCATCTGTCGCCGCTGGCGGTGCTCACGCGCGGCTACGCCGTGTTGACGCGCGTGGCGGATGGTTCAGTCGTGACGCACGTCACGGCGTTGCAGCGGGGCGAGTCGGTGCGCGTGCGGGTTGCGGCGGGTGCGTTTGAAGCCATTGTGGGGGAGATCTATGAAACCTGA
- a CDS encoding Ig-like domain-containing protein has product MKTMWSMRSVLGVAAVMFVLCCGAGCGSSVGNSASSSSTGDTVNITGTVYAPSGLTGNVSVKGVGGRKAVTESAATGLTCALFTFEGEHVGSATSGSDGSFTIQASVATLRPAGGSASWSERVAVRCRNADGSIEVQTYAEISVIEGTTASVSVGDLTSVTTQATLAVRRVLGCDWSAAACSVPAATDLSCLFAAQRALFDEADGNDDGVEQAAGEILRVMNGLQAAGVSLEAIGYDSLADFTLALRSGAVESARLESIAAAVASLLELDASVIVTRLQSAAALLNATDTVLGQTIAGAVGQTTLASGATFCAEAEADDAVMEALLAPVLAATSVEDLTETYSEAGAWAVIASVVTTAADAGTLADLREALDDLDAYLALYNGDFSTVYVDGAVDGTTIIGLLGVMADQDAAASTTEQREFMEGWQRLIVADGGWTEFVADGSYNDEMADFVCANFYDDSFDPDTFDFLEFTETIDAVDASVTGSTCDELSTYEERLACYDQSVGDVEGGEMVDGAGDPAPADAPTVLTFVPADGGSVAWSHSLSLAATFSADMDASSLTSEVFTFEAIDSQGTVMRRILGTVAYDATRREAVFTPSDIYEVYSGQTYRAALAASITDAVGTSLGVPYSWTFTVTY; this is encoded by the coding sequence ATGAAAACAATGTGGTCCATGCGGTCGGTGCTGGGTGTGGCAGCGGTCATGTTTGTGTTGTGTTGCGGGGCGGGGTGCGGGTCTTCCGTCGGCAATAGTGCGAGCTCCAGCTCGACCGGAGACACGGTGAACATTACCGGGACGGTGTATGCGCCGAGCGGGCTGACTGGCAATGTCAGTGTCAAGGGCGTGGGCGGGCGCAAAGCGGTGACGGAAAGTGCTGCCACCGGATTGACGTGCGCGCTGTTTACCTTCGAAGGTGAGCACGTTGGGTCGGCGACCAGCGGGAGTGATGGGAGTTTTACGATTCAAGCCAGTGTGGCCACACTACGGCCTGCCGGCGGGAGTGCGAGTTGGTCTGAGCGCGTGGCGGTGCGCTGCCGGAATGCGGATGGATCGATCGAGGTCCAGACCTACGCGGAAATCAGTGTGATCGAAGGCACGACGGCGAGTGTGAGTGTCGGCGATCTGACCAGTGTCACGACGCAAGCGACATTGGCGGTGCGGCGCGTGCTCGGTTGCGATTGGTCGGCGGCGGCGTGCAGCGTGCCGGCGGCGACCGACCTCTCGTGTCTCTTCGCCGCGCAACGCGCGCTCTTCGACGAGGCCGATGGTAACGACGACGGCGTGGAGCAAGCAGCGGGAGAAATTTTACGGGTGATGAATGGATTGCAAGCCGCCGGGGTTTCGCTGGAAGCGATCGGGTACGACAGCCTTGCGGATTTCACGTTGGCGCTGCGGAGCGGTGCAGTGGAGAGCGCGCGCTTAGAGTCGATTGCGGCAGCGGTGGCGAGTCTGCTCGAACTGGATGCGAGTGTCATCGTGACGCGGTTGCAGTCGGCGGCGGCGTTGCTGAATGCGACCGATACGGTGCTCGGTCAGACGATCGCAGGCGCGGTGGGGCAAACGACGCTCGCCAGCGGGGCGACGTTCTGCGCGGAAGCGGAGGCCGACGATGCCGTGATGGAAGCGCTGCTGGCGCCGGTGCTTGCGGCGACGTCGGTCGAAGACTTGACGGAAACCTATTCTGAGGCAGGGGCGTGGGCGGTGATCGCGTCGGTTGTGACGACAGCGGCGGACGCAGGGACGCTTGCCGATTTGCGCGAGGCGCTCGACGACCTCGACGCGTATTTGGCGCTCTATAATGGGGACTTCAGCACTGTCTATGTGGATGGCGCGGTTGATGGCACCACGATTATCGGATTGTTGGGTGTGATGGCGGATCAAGATGCCGCGGCCTCGACGACAGAACAACGCGAGTTCATGGAAGGTTGGCAGCGCTTGATCGTGGCGGATGGGGGCTGGACGGAGTTTGTTGCCGACGGGAGCTACAACGACGAAATGGCGGACTTCGTCTGCGCGAATTTCTATGACGACAGTTTCGATCCCGACACGTTTGACTTCTTGGAGTTTACCGAAACAATCGACGCCGTTGACGCGTCGGTCACCGGTTCGACGTGCGACGAGTTGAGCACCTATGAAGAACGGCTGGCCTGTTATGACCAGTCGGTCGGCGATGTGGAGGGCGGTGAGATGGTGGATGGCGCGGGCGATCCGGCCCCGGCCGACGCGCCGACGGTGCTCACATTTGTTCCCGCCGATGGAGGCAGTGTGGCCTGGTCGCATAGCTTGTCGCTTGCGGCGACGTTTAGTGCCGACATGGATGCCAGTTCACTGACGAGTGAGGTCTTTACCTTCGAGGCCATCGATTCACAGGGAACGGTCATGCGTCGCATCTTGGGAACTGTGGCGTACGACGCGACTCGCCGCGAAGCGGTCTTTACGCCATCCGACATCTATGAAGTCTATTCCGGCCAAACGTATCGTGCGGCGTTGGCCGCTTCGATTACGGATGCTGTCGGGACATCGCTCGGTGTGCCGTACAGTTGGACATTTACCGTTACATATTAA
- a CDS encoding TlyA family RNA methyltransferase — translation MKQRLDQLVVERGLAPSRTRAAALILAGDVLVNGVPQTKAGTAVAVEAVIVLRRPDHPFVSRGGVKLAHALQQFHLDVHGLVCLDAGASTGGFTDCLLQAGAARVYAVDVGKGQLAWALQQDPRVIVWDATNLRTLDPQRLPERLDLVTLDLAFISLTKVFATVGRLLRPGGAVLALIKPQFEVGKGHVGKGGIVRDAGVRDAAVAQVVAVAQGLDWRHHGRVESPLTGADGNVEFLAHFTVPT, via the coding sequence GTGAAACAGCGCTTGGATCAATTGGTTGTGGAGCGGGGACTTGCCCCGAGTCGCACTCGCGCGGCAGCGCTGATCTTGGCCGGCGATGTGTTGGTGAATGGCGTGCCGCAAACTAAGGCAGGAACGGCAGTGGCGGTCGAGGCGGTGATTGTGTTGCGCCGTCCCGATCATCCGTTCGTGAGTCGCGGTGGCGTGAAGTTGGCGCATGCGCTGCAACAATTTCATCTCGATGTGCATGGTTTGGTCTGTCTTGATGCCGGCGCCTCGACCGGGGGGTTCACTGATTGTTTACTCCAGGCCGGCGCCGCGCGTGTCTACGCCGTGGATGTCGGCAAGGGGCAATTGGCGTGGGCGTTGCAGCAGGACCCGCGCGTGATCGTCTGGGACGCAACGAACTTGCGGACGCTCGATCCGCAGCGTTTGCCGGAACGGCTCGATTTGGTCACGTTGGATCTGGCCTTCATTTCCCTCACGAAAGTGTTTGCGACCGTGGGTCGATTGCTGCGTCCGGGTGGTGCGGTGTTGGCGCTGATTAAGCCGCAGTTTGAAGTCGGGAAGGGCCATGTCGGCAAAGGCGGGATCGTGCGCGATGCGGGCGTGCGAGACGCTGCGGTCGCGCAGGTCGTGGCGGTGGCGCAGGGGCTCGATTGGCGGCATCACGGCAGGGTGGAATCGCCGCTGACCGGCGCGGATGGTAACGTAGAATTCCTCGCCCATTTCACCGTGCCGACGTAA
- a CDS encoding polyprenyl synthetase family protein has protein sequence MHTPLSQYLRERREFVEAALHRYLVADAAMPPRLAEAMRYSVLAGGKRLRPILVLAGAEAVGGTAERVLPCACAMEMIHVFSLIHDDLPAMDDDDLRRGQPTNHKVFGEAMAILAGDGLLAEAFWCLTDPALVASVEASVLLAVLREIAAATGGRGMVGGQVLDMEAEHRTLSAAEVTALHAGKTGALITAAVTAGAQLAGGSAEAIDAVRCYGNAIGLAFQIADDLLAIEGTEAELGKRIGNDAQREKATYPAMVGVEAARRRMQELTAEAVAAVAVFGERGWVLRDIAEYVTTRRS, from the coding sequence ATGCACACTCCGTTATCACAATATCTCCGCGAGCGGCGCGAATTCGTGGAAGCGGCGCTGCATCGTTACTTGGTCGCCGATGCGGCGATGCCGCCGCGCTTAGCCGAGGCGATGCGCTACAGCGTGCTGGCCGGGGGAAAGCGGTTGCGACCGATTCTGGTGCTGGCCGGCGCCGAAGCGGTGGGCGGCACGGCAGAGCGCGTGTTGCCGTGTGCCTGCGCAATGGAAATGATCCATGTTTTTTCGCTGATCCATGACGACTTGCCGGCGATGGATGATGACGACTTGCGGCGCGGTCAGCCGACGAACCATAAGGTGTTCGGCGAGGCGATGGCAATTTTGGCCGGCGACGGGTTGTTGGCGGAGGCCTTTTGGTGTCTGACCGATCCGGCGTTGGTGGCAAGTGTCGAGGCGTCGGTGTTGCTGGCGGTGCTGCGCGAGATTGCGGCCGCAACGGGTGGGCGTGGGATGGTGGGCGGACAGGTGTTGGATATGGAAGCGGAGCATCGGACGTTGTCGGCCGCGGAAGTCACGGCGCTGCACGCGGGAAAAACTGGTGCATTGATTACGGCCGCAGTGACGGCCGGGGCGCAGTTGGCCGGCGGCAGCGCGGAGGCAATCGACGCAGTCCGGTGCTACGGGAACGCCATCGGGCTGGCCTTTCAAATCGCCGACGACTTGCTCGCGATCGAGGGAACGGAAGCGGAATTGGGGAAACGGATCGGCAACGATGCTCAGCGGGAAAAGGCGACGTATCCGGCGATGGTCGGCGTGGAAGCGGCACGACGCCGGATGCAGGAGTTAACAGCGGAGGCCGTTGCCGCAGTGGCAGTGTTTGGAGAACGAGGTTGGGTGTTGCGGGACATTGCCGAGTACGTAACCACGAGACGCTCGTAG
- a CDS encoding DUF3883 domain-containing protein — protein MQNDSPFRVGAIVSGPLFNEPMRVETVQTSGNGAWIVGLVGTQSERFRKVSLTARDLEGLTVLDAGFTYDGDGRLLWLGLQAYSLGLAWEFDPYFGLSISRVDPLPHQLEAVYDYLLKLARVRFLLADDAGAGKTIMAGLLIRELQLRGLAERVLVVCPANLAFQWQRELKEKFDEKFLVLKGSDIRDQFGVNQWIEQKKIITSLDLAKRTEILPGLKQVQWDLIIVDEAHRMSWTPPARKTARYALGELLRDTADHLLLLTATPHKGDPTNFSLFLQLLDVDAYADVKSIHEAMNRRRAPFYLRRTKEAMVYFPERRPDGTWVAEKIFTKRIPHTVDFQMDGPEFELYKEITRFVKRQSAKAAAQGDDPRARAVGFLMSLYQRRLASSTYAMRHSLENRARRLEEGLKRAQELVRLAPPDLPDPEEIEEMEEDERERLEQMLEAITLAGNTEQVREEISELRELAVQAQAVEDSNTEAKLSKLRDLLQKEGFFDHREKRLLIFTEFKDTLDYLMGKLKSWGFEVGCIHGGMRPGSRNDPGTRLYSEQQFRDGAIQVLAATEAAGEGINLQCCNILFNYDIPWNPNRLEQRMGRIHRYGQRKDCLIFNFVATNTIEGRVLQRLLEKLQEIRDALDDDAVFNVVGEVLPSAHVERILREYYAGKLGDADLEDRLLKDVDEGQFRAICQNALEGLASKKLNLEMLVERRARAQERRVVPETIARFIRDAAEYVPFKMKPVTVLPHAFEPARTPPVLRNYEREPDWKLPALANKYPRCSADRDTAEKNNLEWVTPGHPLFEAVRRHTFHSAREPFSKGACFYSLQHEKPARMDFYRARVVDGLGAVVHERLFAVELAADGATNLREPSMLGNFAPAKLPERLPEVASAPEATAALHEQALQPFLEETRKERLAEVERITEHVELSLTELLQRADEEIGKANEDKEKGVAGADGRLAQAENRHAELLARRERRRQELERQRSLSLQTVERIASVIVLPHPEREAPELKHLRQNLETEATAMRIVMEHEQAQGRQVYDVHEKNLGYDITSLDLNSGELRLIEVKGLGAETGTILLTPNERRVAEDRRDCYFLYIVTNCNAKPILQEPVKDPARLEWHEVTKVAHYYLAVNAMTQPMQVRENSPPYGGERP, from the coding sequence GTGCAGAACGACTCACCGTTTCGCGTCGGCGCTATCGTCTCCGGTCCGCTCTTCAACGAGCCGATGCGCGTGGAAACGGTACAGACCAGCGGGAACGGCGCATGGATCGTGGGGCTCGTCGGCACCCAGTCCGAGCGATTCCGCAAGGTCTCGTTGACCGCCCGCGATCTGGAAGGCCTGACCGTTCTCGATGCCGGTTTCACCTACGACGGCGATGGGCGCCTTCTCTGGTTGGGTCTCCAGGCCTACTCGCTTGGGCTAGCCTGGGAATTCGATCCGTATTTCGGCCTCTCGATCTCGCGCGTCGATCCCCTGCCGCACCAGCTCGAAGCGGTCTACGACTACCTCCTGAAGCTCGCGCGCGTGCGGTTTCTGCTGGCCGACGATGCCGGGGCCGGGAAGACGATCATGGCGGGCCTGCTTATCCGCGAGCTTCAATTGCGCGGTCTGGCGGAACGCGTCCTCGTGGTCTGCCCGGCGAACCTTGCCTTCCAGTGGCAACGGGAACTCAAGGAGAAGTTCGACGAAAAGTTTCTCGTCCTCAAAGGCAGCGACATCCGCGACCAGTTCGGCGTCAACCAGTGGATCGAACAGAAGAAGATCATCACGTCGCTCGATCTGGCCAAACGCACCGAGATCCTGCCGGGTCTGAAGCAGGTCCAGTGGGACCTGATCATCGTGGACGAGGCCCACCGGATGTCCTGGACCCCGCCCGCCCGCAAGACGGCGCGCTACGCGCTTGGAGAACTCCTCCGGGACACGGCCGACCATCTGCTGTTGCTCACGGCCACGCCGCACAAGGGCGATCCCACGAACTTCAGCTTGTTCTTGCAGCTTCTCGATGTGGACGCCTACGCGGATGTGAAGTCCATCCATGAGGCCATGAACCGTCGCCGAGCGCCGTTCTACCTGCGCCGCACCAAGGAGGCGATGGTCTACTTCCCCGAACGGCGGCCGGACGGCACCTGGGTGGCGGAGAAGATTTTCACCAAGCGCATTCCGCACACGGTGGACTTCCAGATGGACGGCCCGGAGTTCGAGCTTTACAAAGAGATCACCCGTTTCGTGAAACGACAAAGCGCGAAGGCGGCCGCCCAAGGGGACGATCCCCGTGCCCGTGCGGTCGGCTTCCTGATGTCCCTCTACCAGAGAAGGCTCGCCTCCAGCACCTACGCCATGCGGCACAGTCTGGAGAATCGTGCGCGCAGACTGGAAGAAGGACTGAAACGCGCGCAGGAACTGGTTCGCCTTGCCCCGCCCGATCTGCCCGATCCCGAGGAAATCGAGGAAATGGAGGAGGACGAGCGCGAGCGGCTGGAGCAGATGCTCGAGGCGATCACGCTGGCCGGAAATACCGAACAGGTCCGGGAAGAGATTTCTGAACTCCGCGAGCTCGCCGTGCAAGCCCAGGCCGTCGAGGATTCGAATACCGAAGCCAAGCTCTCCAAGCTCCGGGACCTTCTCCAGAAGGAAGGGTTCTTCGACCATCGGGAAAAACGCCTTCTCATCTTCACCGAGTTCAAGGACACGCTCGACTATCTGATGGGGAAGCTGAAATCCTGGGGCTTCGAAGTCGGCTGCATTCACGGTGGCATGAGGCCGGGCTCGCGCAACGACCCCGGCACGCGTCTCTATTCGGAACAGCAGTTCCGCGACGGGGCGATCCAGGTCCTTGCCGCTACCGAGGCGGCGGGCGAGGGGATCAACCTCCAGTGCTGCAATATCCTCTTCAACTACGACATCCCCTGGAACCCGAACCGACTCGAACAGCGCATGGGGCGCATCCACCGGTACGGCCAGCGCAAAGACTGTCTGATCTTCAACTTCGTGGCCACGAACACCATCGAGGGCCGGGTACTTCAGCGGCTCTTGGAGAAGCTGCAGGAAATCCGAGACGCCCTTGACGACGATGCGGTCTTCAACGTGGTGGGCGAGGTTCTTCCATCGGCGCACGTGGAGCGCATCCTGCGCGAGTACTACGCCGGGAAGCTGGGCGACGCCGACCTCGAGGATCGCTTGCTGAAAGACGTGGACGAGGGCCAGTTCCGGGCCATCTGCCAGAACGCCCTGGAAGGGCTGGCCTCCAAGAAGCTCAACCTGGAAATGCTGGTTGAGCGTCGGGCGCGGGCGCAGGAGCGGCGCGTGGTGCCGGAGACCATCGCCCGGTTCATCCGCGACGCAGCCGAGTACGTCCCGTTCAAGATGAAGCCCGTGACCGTCTTGCCGCACGCCTTCGAGCCCGCGCGCACGCCACCGGTGCTACGGAATTACGAGCGGGAGCCGGACTGGAAGCTCCCAGCGCTCGCCAACAAGTACCCGCGATGTTCCGCCGACCGGGACACCGCCGAGAAGAACAACCTGGAATGGGTGACCCCTGGCCATCCGCTCTTCGAGGCCGTTCGGCGGCACACGTTCCACTCGGCGCGGGAGCCGTTCTCCAAGGGCGCTTGTTTTTACTCGCTCCAGCACGAGAAACCCGCCCGGATGGATTTCTACCGCGCCCGCGTCGTGGACGGGCTTGGGGCTGTGGTCCATGAGCGGCTGTTCGCCGTCGAGCTTGCGGCAGACGGTGCCACGAACCTGCGGGAGCCGAGCATGCTGGGCAACTTCGCCCCGGCGAAACTACCCGAACGCCTCCCTGAAGTGGCATCGGCCCCCGAGGCGACTGCCGCGCTTCATGAACAGGCCTTGCAGCCGTTTCTGGAGGAGACCCGGAAGGAGCGCCTGGCCGAAGTTGAGCGCATTACGGAGCATGTGGAACTTTCCCTGACCGAGCTTCTTCAGCGCGCGGACGAGGAGATCGGCAAGGCGAACGAGGACAAGGAAAAGGGCGTGGCCGGAGCCGACGGCCGCTTAGCTCAGGCGGAGAACCGTCACGCCGAACTTCTGGCCCGGCGCGAGCGGCGCAGGCAGGAGCTCGAACGCCAGCGGTCGCTTTCCCTGCAGACAGTCGAGCGGATCGCCAGCGTCATCGTTCTTCCCCATCCCGAGCGCGAGGCCCCCGAGCTGAAGCATCTTCGGCAGAACCTGGAAACCGAAGCCACGGCCATGCGGATCGTCATGGAGCACGAGCAAGCCCAGGGGCGGCAGGTCTACGACGTCCACGAGAAAAACCTCGGCTACGACATCACGAGCCTCGACCTCAACTCCGGCGAGCTGCGCCTCATCGAGGTCAAGGGCCTGGGCGCGGAAACCGGAACGATCCTGCTCACGCCCAACGAGCGGCGCGTGGCCGAGGATCGGCGGGACTGCTATTTCCTCTACATCGTCACCAACTGCAACGCCAAGCCCATTCTCCAGGAGCCGGTCAAGGACCCGGCCCGGCTGGAATGGCACGAGGTCACGAAGGTCGCGCACTACTACCTGGCGGTGAACGCCATGACCCAGCCGATGCAGGTGCGCGAGAATTCGCCTCCGTATGGAGGCGAACGTCCATGA